A genome region from Kogia breviceps isolate mKogBre1 chromosome 13, mKogBre1 haplotype 1, whole genome shotgun sequence includes the following:
- the CALHM6 gene encoding calcium homeostasis modulator protein 6 → MEKFQAVLDLHLKHRNALGYGLVSLLTAGGERIFSTAVFQCPCSAAWNLPYGLVFLLVPALALFLLGYVLSARTWRLLTGCCAPGARTGCGAALRGALVCAQISAVAAVAPLTWVAVALLGGSFYECAASGSAFVARRLCFGRSPGCAAQLPLVPCHQVQEPDVQDLKKELKAQSQVLGWVLIAVIIIVLLIFTSVTRCLSPVSFLQLKFWKIYLEQEQRILKSQATEHATELAKENIKCFFECSHPKEYITPDIKDWQQISSLYTFNPKEQYYSILHKYVNRKEKNRSIRSSKEDAVVPVLGFVDSSDMNSTPDL, encoded by the exons ATGGAGAAGTTTCAGGCGGTGCTGGACCTGCACCTCAAGCACCGCAATGCGCTGGGTTACGGCCTGGTGAGCCTGCTGACGGCGGGCGGGGAGCGCATCTTCTCCACCGCGGTGTTCCAGTGCCCGTGCAGCGCCGCCTGGAACCTCCCCTACGGCCTGGTCTTCCTGCTGGTGCCGGCGCTGGCGCTCTTCCTCCTGGGCTACGTGCTGAGCGCGCGCACCTGGCGCCTGCTGACCGGCTGCTGCGCGCCGGGCGCGCGCACTGGCTGCGGCGCAGCGTTGCGCGGGGCCCTGGTGTGCGCGCAGATCAGCGCTGTCGCTGCGGTCGCGCCGCTCACCTGGGTGGCCGTGGCGCTGCTCGGGGGCTCGTTCTACGAGTGCGCCGCCAGCGGGAGCGCCTTCGTGGCGCGGCGCCTGTGCTTCGGCCGCAGCCCCGGCTGCGCAGCCCAGCTGCCGCTGGTGCCCTGCCATCAGGTCCAGGAGCCCGACGTGCAGGACCTGAAGAAGGAGCTCAAGGCTCAGTCGCAG GTGTTGGGCTGGGTCCTGATAGCAGTTATTATCATCGTCCTCCTGATTTTTACATCTGTCACCCGATGCCTATCTCCAGTTAGCTTCCTGCAGCTGAAATTTTGGAAAATCTATTTGGAACAGGAGCAGCGTATCCTTAAAAGTCAAGCCACAGAACATGCAACCGAACTGgcaaaagaaaatatcaagtgTTTCTTTGAGTGTTCACATCCAAAGGAATACATCACTCCAGACATAAAAGACTGGCAGCAAATTTCATCACTATATACTTTCAATCCAAAGGAACAGTACTACAGCATTTTGCACAAATATGtgaacagaaaagagaagaatcgAAGTATCAGATCTTCCAAAGAAGATGCAGTGGTTCCTGTTCTTGGCTTCGTAGATTCATCTGATATGAACAGCACTCCAGACTTATGA